TGTGTActttaatattaaagaaaaatcatctAGGGCCAGTACGAACTCAGATGATACAGGCTCCTTTGGCTAAGCCTAAACTCAATTTCTGGGAGACTCACTTGGTGCAAAGAGAGAACTGACACCCACAGcttgtcctgtgacctctacaTATGCACTATGGCACATGTACATTtctaataataagaaaaatcatCTAATAAACTAAAACTGAGTGAATTTTTCtgatactttaaaaaacaaagattattgacagaaaacatgaaaaagcACTCCTGAATTtgttggagggttttttttttttttgtttggtttggattttggtttttggtttttggtttgttgttgtttggttgtttgggtttttgtggttttttgttttgttttgggattttttttttgtcttgctgTGAATTTTCTTAATGGTACGGGCATTATTATGATTATAGCTTTCATAAGgatattcacaaatattttatgtttaatttaaaattaaaaatgattatgTCACACTCCTGATGCTCTACCATGTCTTAATGTATATTTGCAGGGATTGGTATGTGCTGGATTAGCTGACATGGCCAGACCTGCAGAGAAACTCAGCACAGCTCAATCCACTGTGCTGATGGCTACAGGTAAATTAAACACTTCATATGCTACTGTTGTGTAACTATTTCTGAGGAGATGTGAGGAAAATGTCTATGCATTACAGGTAGGAATTGATACAACCAAAGTTAAACTCATTGAACCAATGAGTTTCTTGGAGTGAGTTATAGAAATAGGGGTAAGGGGTTAATTACCCAGCATGGGTGATGGCCAGAAAACATGGAACTCAATGCAGGCTGTTTAACAGGTTGAAAAATGTTTCTTCTAAGTACCTCAATTAGTCTGAATGTCTTCCAGAAAACTTGCTTGCTTGAGAGTTTCTCTCAACAGTCTTTACTATTTATAATAAGCTTGAAGAGAAAGGAACTTAAGTGCTACTGGTCACTTTTAGGAACTTCCTGATACTTTTGAATTTACTTCTTGTGTTTTAACTAGCTTCTCTTCAGATCATCATGagtcttttcaaatttatttttgttgagaatttcatacatgttatAATGCTTTGATCAAATCATCCCCTTACCATATTTccctcccaacaacaacaaaaacttcctGAGTCTTAACAAACTTACTTCCAAGATGGCTATCCCGAAAGAGATTTCTACACAATAGCTACATACTAGCTGAAAAGATAGCTCAGCCTTTAAAGGCCAGTCTCACAACTGAAATTAACCAGATACAACGAAACTCTCTTTGGTCTTACAttcattaaatgattttatttttcaaatgtctcCATACATATTTACTGACATATTATCTATCTTTAGGAAACCTACTGCATTATAGATAGTAGTCAGGAAGGCTATTAGGAATAAGTATCTGCTTGAGATTTTGCCTTTCAGATTTTTGCAGTCTTTTGGAAAGATGATATAGTTAATATGACTGGTTCCTAGCAAGTCTTCCTCTAATGTAAGAACTGAGAATTTCATGTAACACTGAAAATTATATCATgagaatttttatgtaaaatataatgcAGAAGAGTCtatacctttaaaaaatgttttatttcaacaGGGTTTATTTGGTCAAGGTACTCACTTGTAATTATACCAAAAAATTGGAGTTTGTTCGCTGTTAATTTCTTTGTGGGGTCAGCAGGAGCCTCTCAGCTGTTTCGGATCTGGAAGTAAGCCTACTACCAAGGTGCTTTTAGAACTGGTTCAGAAGTCACACAGTGTGGCTGTGTTTGTATCAAGTGTAATATTGACTTAATTGTGCATGAAAGAGAAATGTGTTGTTTCTATCAAAGAGTTACAAATAAGTTAAAAGCTGGTAAGCCAGGGGCTGCCAGTCTCAGCAGGCTAGGCCTTGAAAGACAATCAGCAGCAGGGAACCCCAGGAAATTGGGCAGACCTCCATGTGGGGGTAGCCTTGGGGACCAGGAGACTGAGTAGCCTGCATTGGCTTGGATTGTTATGCTAGGGCccagaggctggagtgggtgggtggggtgctgAGTTTATTGTCTAAATGGGTTCtcatttttcattctctctctctctctctctctctctctctctctctctcctcccctccctccctccctccctcccctcccctccccacacacacacacacacacacacacacacacacacacacacaattgtattagttaattttcttttttttttttttttaattctttttttcggagctggggaccgaacccagggccttgcccttcctagcaaagccccctaccactgagccaaatcccaaccccagctaattttctgttgctgataaaataccatgaccaaaagcaacttgaacaAGAAAGAGTTTGTTTAGTTACAGTTCCAGAGGGGCAGAGTCTATGATGGTGGGAAATCATGGCAGTAGGAACAGCTTGGCTACAGGAGCAGGGTGGGTGTTTCCATTCACCAtataagaagcagagagagagagagagagagagagagagagagagagagagagaatgagaacaagaagaagaagtggAGCATGACTGTGAAATCTCAAAGCCAGCCCTAAGTAGCAATACTttttccagcaaggctccacctctttcctttccttttctttctttttttttttttcttttttctttttttttttttcggagctggggcccgaacccagggccttttgcttgctaggcaagcgctctacctctgagctaaatccccaaccccaaggctccACCTCATAAACGTTCTATAACTTCCCAAACAGTACCaccctggggaccaagtgttcaaatacatgagccctaTGGACAGCATTTCTCATTCAGACTAGCACCACAACATATAAAACTCATGATGTACTAAGTAAATTCCATCATCATCCCTTTTCACTTGCTTTCAACTATATGTATaggaattttatataaatattcacaTTGGCCATAGGTCATTCAAGATTGAATATAAACGGCTGGAGGGATGGCGTGCCTGTTAGGAGTGCCAGCAGCAAATTTGACCTTCAGCACCCATGTTATGTgactcacaaccgcctgtaactccaagctccaggaaatccagtTTCTGGTCTCTACAGAAACCTATACacttccacatgtacacataaacacatacacacaaataattcttttttaaataaaaaaaaatgaaaataggtcaGTCAGTGTGGCTTAGAGAcccagtgcttgcctagcgtatGTGAGCCCTTGCACTGGACCCTACTCACGGGAAATTTTttaagagtatgtgtgtgatgaAAATTACAATTTATATAATAAACTTATGCCATTTAAATGGTTAAAGTCTGAAACAGAGTAGAAGCAAATGAACCGTTTGAGTGTttcactcttccttctgcctgtttgTAAGCTCTATGGAGGATTATGGTTACAATGGGGGGAGTGCTTCCCATTCTCtctgtgttgttgttattgataaCGAttgtctctctgttttctttatagATATAATCAAGAACTCAAATCTAAAGGAATCCAGTAAGAGAGTTCCTGATCACCTGAACATTCTAGATGTGGACAGAAACATTGAAACCTAGTGTATTTGATTACTGATAAGGTGATGCTAATATtctgataacatttgaaaagaacGAAAACAAAATCTAACTGTAATTAATAGCTAGCACTTgacttcacaaaaaaaaaaataaaacaaacttttagTAACAGTCTGTCTTTACATATGCCTCAAGGAACTGTGGATAGCACCAACGTTGTTTTCTACCCTTTGTCCATAATAAATCCTACTTGGTCATACGTCCCTCCAGCTTTATCTTTTAGTTAAGCAAAATATAAGAGCAAACACAttcaagcaaacagaaacatgGTCAAAGGGTTAAAAACTCTGTTCACTAGTGTGGGATGGTCAAGTGGCTGCAAATGGAAGGACAGAATGTCCAAGGGCGAAAGAGACACAGTAGAATGACTAGCAAAATGGATTAAActgttttaaaacattctaaCTGGACCTTCTTTCATCACTAGAGATTTTTAACTCAAATGGTTGTAGTGATGAACTGAGACATTTTGTTGTTCtattttttgctgtttgttttctttaagacagaAACTTGCTATATATAGCCTAGGGTAGCCTCCAACTCTCCTCTCCTGACTCAGTCTCTTAAGTGTGGAGATTACAGAAATGTGCTACCATTCCCAGCTTGAGATAATGTTAACACAGTCTGGCTGATAGAGTATCAACCTTTTAATTATTTCAGTAATTGATATAATAGAGCACAAAAGGCTCTAGAGTTCGTCTAGCCTGACCTTACATCACAGTTCTCTTATTTCTAGGCTGACTTTGGTAAACTAAGTGTCTGTGGAGCACTTGCAACCTAGCTAGGCTTTCAGTATCTGCTTGGAATCTTTGCTTCAGGGTCTAGGACACTCTGGACATGGGTTACACTGGAAAATTACCATTCTATTGACTTGGCCTTAATTTTGAAGTACTGAACTAAAACTATCAGTAAAACAAGTCTTCATTAGTACCATATGAGTCAGCAAAGCAAAGTATTTCAATATTTGAAGAAATGAGAGACCTTTTCAGTAGTTTGAATCCAAGACTTGTGCATGAGAAACGCATTGTAACACAAGCAAAGGACCTTTAAGATTATACTGTATGACAGGgttagagagacagctcagcgggtAAGAGTGCTCACCACTCTTCCAGAgcgcctgggttcagttcccatcatccaCATTGCTACTCACAGCCATctctagctccagttccagggatccagagCCTTCCAGCCTTTCTGGGCACTGCACACTCTtagtgcagacaaaacactcgtCCCTTATAATCTGTCTTTGAGGAAGAAAGGCTAGAGAATTGGGTGTGGGCAAAAGTGAAAGGCTTCTGAACAGTCATTACTACTTTTCATAAGGCATATTTAGCTGTTTGccgtatgtgtacatgtgtttccAAGAGTAAGAAAAAACATGAAGTGTGGCACATACTGAAAAAACTTAGTATATGTTAGCTGCAGACATGTGCTGCACAGCTGCAATCCCAACATTGGAAAGATGTTACATAGTTGTAATTCACACACTTGGGATGGATGGAGGCATGAAGGTTGGGAGTTCAAGGCTCATCTCAGCTacatgaaacactgtctcaaaaaaacaaataataagcTTGGTGGTgataccttcaatcccagcactcagaggcaggccgatctctgagtttgaggccatcctgctctacagagtgagttccagaacagccaacaAAGGTACACgtagaaaccctgcctcaaaaaataagcaTACGAAAACTATACTGATTCATCTTGCAGCTACTCTGGTAAAGACTTACAAGAGTTTCCTTCCTAGGCGTCTATCATTGTAGATGCTGAACTCCGTAAGAGTAACTTCCACAGTAACACAAGTCAGCATGTGAATTGTGTGTCAAGCTTCTCTGCCAAGTCCTTGTAGACAGCTTTGGAGTAAGCTTTCTTAGTGCCACTGAGATTCTAACTCAGCCGTGCCACACTGACTGTgactctcctcctctgagagttAAAGATGATGATTAAAAGGGAGTTGTTATAAACAATCACAGAAATGACATTttagcaccatgtctggctcGTGCCACGTACCTAATGTAAGAAAGTTCAGAAAATGCTGTTTCATTAGAAATAGATCCAAGAACCCTTTATGGACTCAGGAAGTTTTTAATATCCCTTAAGTTTTTCTGTGGCTTAGCACCCACCCCAAGGGAGCACTGATAGAAGGTACAGGATACCGCTTGTTTTTTCCAGAGCGAGCAGATTTCCTTTTAGGTTGTAAAAATGATAGTGAAAGGTTAAATGCTAACCAAGATTGACCTCAACGCTCAGACGCTCTTTAAAGCAAGTCAGTGCTAGAGCTTCTTTGTGTAACAAAACGGGAAGAAGAGAAGCTCTGACATTCACCAGCCAAAAGATCCGTTTCAGCGGACTCACCCTGAGACTGGGTTCAGCAACATAAGCATAATTGACCTTTTCCCCCTTCAGATGTGTGTTTTTACATTTTGGAATACAGTACATTTAACTACTAGAATGGACTTTGAGAGTATTCACATACACCAGTTAGTTTTTTGTTTAAGTTTTAAATATGTGCCCTGTCTTAGTCACGGTTTCTAGTGCTGCCATGAAACGTTGTCACCAAAAGcgaagttggggaagaaaggttcATTTGACTTTGCACTTCCATATTCCAcgtcatagtccatcattgaaggaagtcaggattcaAACAGCAGCAGTGTGGAAGAGGAGAGGATGAAGAGGCATGGCACTGCTTCCTTCCTTGTTCACCTGCTTTCCTagagaactcaggaccacctgtcaAAGGGTGGGTCCAGCACAGCAGGCGGAGtccacccacatcaatcactaaggcCTCACGGGCTCGTCTACACTCCACATCCAGCCAAGTAGAGGCGTTCGCTCAACTGAGGCTCTCGCCTCTGATGACAATACCTGTGTCAAGTCGGCATAAAACTAACTAGGACAGCCCCTTTAAAGCATACTCTGACAGTGTCCCACTGGATTGTGAAAACTTAAATTCTTATAGGGCCTCAGATTTTAACTGATCTTTAAATTTAGAAGTACCCACATAACTATTAAAAAACAGACATATAATTTGTCAACTTTTTACCTCACAAGTATTAAATTCATTAAAACTGGTAAAATTCATTGCCCTGATAATGTGGTCACTCCAACAAGTGCTCCTTGTTTATCCACCAGCACCAGCAGATCCTAAAACCATAGATAATACCAAATGCTGAGATACTGTTCGTCTATACACATCTATGACAGTTCTTAATGACAACAGTAATAAGATGGTGCCACTGTGGCAAAATGCTGACAAATCTGCCATGCCAGTCATTTATACAGAGTGAATACGCTGGATAGGAGGATTATTTATGTCAAAGACAGGATAGAGAGACACTTAATTATGCTGCTGAGTACTGTAATTTCAGAATAAAGAGTATTTCTGTACTTTTCCATTCATATTTTCAGACTACAGTTGATCAGTGGTTAACTAAGCTTGCATAACAACACCAATGATGTGGTGAAACTACTGTATTGGCTAAACTTGGGTGCTTGCTTAAGAGACTTTTCTTTTGATGTTCGTCACCTATCAACTGTGACCTAATTTCAGTCACCCTCCCCATGATCAAGTAAAGAGATATGTAAACTATGGGGCTATTTCAGTCTTCCTCAACTGTCTCACATGTCCAGACATGAGAACCTGAGATTGAGCCAAGCCAGTCTTCCAAGAGCAGTAGGCCACTCatagtgttgggggaggggaaaggtgaCTCCAGCCAATCAGAAGCATGGTCAGTGCACGTGAAACAATGAACTTCTGATGAGGGTGTGGCCTGGAAAACGGCTTTTTGACAAAACTGTCATTTGATGGGTCAGGTATGGACAGACATGGCACTTCTGCTGTCTTCAAAATAATAACACCAGACCCCCTTCCTGTTCTCTACATTCCTGAAAGATCTAGTCTAATCTAGGCTCCAACTTTTCCTCCGTCTTGGAGAACAGAGGTATGTGGGAAGTAGGAGTTTCAGTAGAAGAAATAGCAGAgctagaaggaaagaaaccatcTATTATCACAGCTAATAGACTTGAGGGGAGAGTGGTCATCAAGTTCGGGGTTTATATTTCTGCCAGCCTTTTAGGTAAATTAGAAGCCTAAATGTGACCTGTCCTGTTTGACTTGGATGTCATCTATTTCATTAGTCAAGTAGTGTCTACCCGTGAAGTCTAGAAGGTgctgtggaaggaagagagactAATAATGTGATTTCTAAAGAGGGAGTTTACAGTTCAGAGAGAGACCATGTAAACAGGCCAAGAAGAGATTGACAGAAAATAACCCATAGAAGTTTATAGACACTGAAAACTATTAACACAAAAGAGAAGTTACCATAGTGATCAAGCAAGCTTTTGTGacaccatttctttttattctccccaccaccaccctatTGTCCTCCTCTTAAGGAAGACTACATTACTAATGAAAAGTTGATCATAACTTAAAAACTAGTAGGAAACTCTACAAGAGATGATTAAGAAAATGATGGTTGTGATTGGTTCTAATTTACCCACAATCTTCACATCTTGGTACTACTAAGTTTTCCCAAAACATCAAAAGTTCCACTTTGATTTAGCCAGGAAGTGTGCTTGGTACAT
This is a stretch of genomic DNA from Rattus rattus isolate New Zealand chromosome 10, Rrattus_CSIRO_v1, whole genome shotgun sequence. It encodes these proteins:
- the Mpc2 gene encoding mitochondrial pyruvate carrier 2 isoform X1; translated protein: MAAAGARGLRATYHRLMDKVELLLPKKLRPLYNHPAGPRTVFFWAPIMKWGLVCAGLADMARPAEKLSTAQSTVLMATGFIWSRYSLVIIPKNWSLFAVNFFVGSAGASQLFRIWKYNQELKSKGIQ
- the Mpc2 gene encoding mitochondrial pyruvate carrier 2 isoform X2, which encodes MAAAGARGLRATYHRLMDKVELLLPKKLRPLYNHPAGPRTVFFWAPIMKWGLVCAGLADMARPAEKLSTAQSTVLMATGFIWSRYSLVIIPKNWSLFAVNFFVGSAGASQLFRIWK
- the Mpc2 gene encoding mitochondrial pyruvate carrier 2 isoform X3 → MAAAGARGLRATYHRLMDKVELLLPKKLRPLYNHPAGPRTVFFWAPIMKWGLVCAGLADMARPAEKLSTAQSTVLMATDIIKNSNLKESSKRVPDHLNILDVDRNIET